GGTTGATCCGGATGCCCTGCTCCAAGCGAAGAAGGTCGGTGGCCGGCTTGGGCGGCTTCCGGGAGAAGCGGAGACCCAGGGTGACCAGCCAGCCGAGAACCGAAACGGCAGCGCCGATGAACACCATAGTGACGCCCCGCTCCGGGTTCTGCCCGAAGATGGCCAGGAGAACTGCGTCGACCGCCCCAGTGCCGGCTAGGACTGCGCCGTACCACCAGGCCCAGAAAATCCAGGACCGGCGCTGGGCGTACCCGTAGGCCCGAGCCGTTTCGTCGGTGTGCTCGGCTGTAGCTTCCCCCAAAGTCATGATCTGGACTCTACCGGTAAACGGGGAGCGGGCAGGTGGGTCGTGCCCACCGCACACATGGGCTCCATGACGAGGACTTCCATACCGGCCCTCGACATGTACCTGCCCGGTCAAGAGGTCCTCGCGCCGGGACTGCCGGAGGAGCGCTGCGTCCTGGTGGCAGGAGCCGGGGACAACCTTCCCAGGGGAACCATCACCAATGGTGCAGACGACTGTCTTGCTGTCACAGACGGGCGGGGAGGTTTTCGGGGTTTACGCCGTGGACGCCAGCGGCAACCTGTTCAGCCGGGAACGGCTCGACAACTGGGAGGCCTTCGGACCGATGATCTCTCTGGGCGGCAGCTGTCCAGGAAGGCGAAGCGACGCCGCGTTATCCCATCACCGCCTGGTTCTGAGGGCGGCGTGCTGCACGCTCAAGGCCACAATTAGGCAGTCTCCGCCGTGTGGGGCGACGATGAAGCTCTTGTGCTCAGCCATCCGATGAGAGGACAGACCCGCGCGGGATCCGGGCAGCCGAATGGAGCGTAGGGGACGTTCAGATCGAGTTGTACTTGCACCTCGCTGAGGCCCGAGCGTTGCAAGTCGGCTCTAACGACACTCAACGCGTTGCTTCCTACGATCGTCGATCACAACAGCCCGTAGGCAATACTCCGGTCTGAAAGTCTCTGCCTATGCTGGTGCCGTCCGGTAACGGGATCCCCTACCGGACAACGGAAATGGTCGCCACATCTGAGATCCGTGTGTCTCATAAACCCGGTGTCTCGAACCGCCAGGGAACAAGGCAGTCTGCCTCCCGGCCGCACGCTACATAGAGGATCCGTCGCCCCCAATTATGGGTAGCACCTTTCACGTCGCCCGGCCCGTGCAGACGGTGCTGAATGGGTCAGGCCGCCCGCGGCGTTTCGACGACTGCAAGTTGACCAGTGGTTTCCGAAACCCCGGGAAGCTGCAGTGCCGGTTCCTCGCGCGCTGCCGGCCTGCCGGCCCCGCCACGCATCCTGAGGAGCGATACGGCGGAAATCAGGAACCAGGCAGCGTTCGTGGCAACGGACGGCCATGCTTCGTGAAAGGCCCCGTTCAGGATGAAAGCACAGGCGCCCACCAGGTTCGCAGTCTGGAAAGCCCTCCCTGCCTTCAGCCATCCCATGGACACCGACAGGAAGGCGCTCAGAATCATCGCTGCGCCCGCCCAGCCGGCCATTTCCCAAACCAGTTCCATCATGCCCTTCCCAAGTCGCTACCTAACGGCAATTCTGGCGGCCGAAGGAGATGTAGTTCAATTGCATTCTTCTGCACGCCTGGTTTAGAACTACTTAACATGAAAATGGACCCGCGCCGCCTGCTCGTGCTTCTTGCTGTTGCCCGAACGGGCGGCGTGCTTGCGGCCGCCGATGAACTCCGCCTGACGCCCTCCGCGGTGTCCCAGCAAATCACAAAGCTGGAGCGGGAAACCGGGCATGCGCTGATGGTCCGCACGCCAAAGGGATCCGTGCTGACTCCCGCAGGCCTCGCCATGGCAGAAGCCGGCGAAGAGATTGAACGCGCCCTCAGCGTCGCCCGGACCCGAATGGAGAGCGGGGCCAACATTTCAGGCGTGGTGCGGCTGGGCGGCTTCACCAGCTTTATCCGCACCGTGGTGATTCCCCGGCTGCCTGAGTGGCGGAGCCAGTATCCGCAGCTCCAGATCCGGATCGTGGAGGATGATTTTCCCGCGCTGGTGCGGCTGCTCCGGCAACGCCAGCTCGACGCCGTGGTGGTGGAACACGACTCCACCACCGCCGGCCAGCATTCACTAGGGGCAGGAATGACCGAGGAACCACTGCTGGATGAACCGTGGAGGTTGGCGGTGCCCACCGGAGCGCTGCTTAGCACTGAAAGTGTCGACCTCGGCCGACTGCCGCTTCCCTGGCTCGGGGTGGATTCCGCGGCCGCGAACTCCGTAGTATTGGGGCGGCTGCGCCATTCAACGGGCGCCAGTATGGAGACTGCGCACCAGTACCAGGAGACGCTGACGGCGCTGGCACTGGTCGCTGCCGGCGAAGGAATTGCCATCGTGCCCACGCTGGCGCTGGCCGGCGTGGCCCATGAAGGGGTGGACATCCTTGACGTTCCCGGGCTGGGGACACGGCGGATTGTCCTGCGGCGGTTCGACGGACGCCGGCGTTCCAGCACCCCCGTAGACACGGTGGCACGTCTGCTGCGGGAATCAGCGGCGGCCTTCGACGCGCGGTCGGCGTACTGACCAGGCGTGGCCTACCCCGGGAAGTGCGTCCGAATACCCGCACTGGCCTGTGCCTGGAAGGCTTCGCTGAGCCCGGCCGGCTTTGAGCTGGTGCGGAACCTGATGCGGATCAACGGCTTCCTGGGCGACCTGGTGGAGCTGCCGCTGCTCATGAACGAGTTCAGCTACAACTTCGCCCTGTACGCCGAGACGGAACCATGGGGGTGGCAGCTTTTTGGACACCACGCGGTGCTGAACTGCCTGGTGGCAGGCTCGCAACTGGTACTCTCGCCGGTGTTCATGGGGGCCGAACCGGACATGATCGACGCCGGCCCGCACCGGGGCGTCAAAGTGATCGTCCCCGCGCCGCGCGCCGCCGGGAAATCCGGGAGCACTACGGCGAGACCTTCTTCAGCTGGATTGGCGGCTGGGAAGGAGACGAGGCCTTCTACTTCCGCTGCAAAGCCCCGTGGTCATCCTGGAACTGGACCACCACACCGGCGTGTTCCTGAGCAACGAACAACCTGCCCCGTTCCACATGCACACATTGGTACGAACCCCCAATGGCAACGACTACGGCCGCGAACTGGTCAGGCAATCCACCTCCACCACGTCGTAGCCCACCCCCCTATCGATTGCTGAGATAACGCCGTTTTGGGGCTTCAAAACGGCAGTTACTCAGCAATCGATGGGTTTTAAAGACCAGGAGGCCCGGAGTTCCTCGCGGAAGTCCGGGCCTTCTGTGTTGGATTGACTTAGGGGATGTCCAGGGCTGCGCGGCGCTGCGGTGGAGGGCCCACCACGGTCAGGTCCATCTCGGCTTGGGCACGACCGAAGCCTTCCATGTCCATGTAGGGCTCCCCGCCCTCCGTGTACATGTAGTCCTCGGTGGGCTCGTTGAAGTACTCGAAGAAACCGTTGAACACGGACGGCGTCAGGAACCCCACCATCTGGGTGTTAGGGGCATCGAGCGCGAACGAGTGGATGGTCCCCGCGGGTGCGTGCAGGAAGTCGCCCTTGGTGAGGAGCACTTCGCGGCCGTTGGCGTAGAGCCACATCCGGCCCTCGGTACACAGGAAGTTTTCCGTGTGCTGCGAGTGGAAGTGCAGCGGAATGTAGGGAGACTTGGCTCCTTTGGTGTGGACCGCGAAGTAGTTCGAACCCGTGTTGGGGGGCCGGGAGAGTAGGTGAATATCGTCTGGTAGCTGACCATCCGCTCACCCTCGCCGGCACTGAGGAAGTACGGGCTCTGCGTGGGCGGCAGGCCGGCGTCGTGCTTGAACGACGGCGCCACGCGCTCCACGTCGGGGAAGGTGATGCCGAACTCCGCTCCCACCTCGGCCTGCTCCTGCAGGCTGGCCTTGTGCCCGGGCCGGACCGGCGGGACATGGGAGTCGATGGGGGTGCCCACCCGCTCGTAGTACTTCTCGCCGCCGCCGGGCGTCATCCGTTCAGGAAGCGCGTGTAGTGGCTGGCCATCCGGTAGGCGTGCGGGGTGTTCGGGGGGATGACCACGGAGTCGCCGGGGGTGAGGATGCGGCTTTCGCCCGGCAGCCAGACATGCAGGATCCCGTCGAAGACATAGAGCGTCTTGTGCTCTATCTTGTGGCTGACGAACGGGGACTCGGACCCCATGCCGCCGGAAACGTAGGCTGCGCTGAAGATGCCCCCGGTGTCGGCGGCGCGGGCGATGACCGTGACCAACTGGCCGTTGATTTCGTAGCGCGCGCCTTCGCCCGACGCCATGTAATACGGGACCGCCTCACCGGGCAGCGCGTTTGCCACCGGGAGCTGCTTGTTCATTTCCTCAACGCTGAGGGACATGGTTTCCTTCTTTCCAGTCGGCCGGCCTTGCCGGAGCGTGAGCTACATCATTTCTGTTCCCCGGTCGGGCCACGAGTGCCTATTCCAATGGTTGAAAGCCGAACGTTCCTGGCCGGCGGTCAATGGTCAGTGGACTTGCCGGGGATCGGCCGGTTGCATTAGCTGCTCAGCTCCGGGACTTCCTGGCCGCTTTCGCTGACAGGTGCCGGCCGATCGAGAAGGGCCGTTGGCGGACTCGTGCCTCAGCTGCGGTCCTAGTGATGTCGCATCTGAATGGTGACGTCGTAGGAGTCTGATCCTTCCGCGGACTCGTCGATGCAGAGCGACTCCTCGCTGGTGCCATCGAACGCTTTCCTGACGCACCCCATGTACAGCCCCGAAACCGGGCCGGCCTTTCCGGACTTCATGCCGAACCTGGCCGCCACCTCGTCAAGGCTGACCTTGTGGTCCACGGTCCACCTGGCGCTCAGCCGGAGGCAGGAGGTGTCGATGGAGAGACACCCGGGATCGACCTTGGGGTTCTCGCGGTAGACCTCGACCCAGTCCTTCTGCGGAACCTTGTCTGCCCGGGCCATCATCGCCGCGGCTTTCTCGGCCTGGGAGCCGCCACCGCCGTTGATGCTCTGCATGAGCGCTGTACAGGCTGTGAATCCCAGGATGCACGCCAGAACCACCACCAGAACAATTCCAGCGACGATCCAGGCTGTTCTGCTTTTCTTTTTCTGCGGTGGCGGCCCCTGCCACCCGGGCTGCGGGTCTGCGTAGTACGGCCGGTGCTGATACGGGGCCGACTCGGCGTGGCTTAGAGGAGGGCGGTGCGGTTGAGGGGGATACGGCGGCTGCTGCTGGTCGTGATTCACGCCGGAGCCGCATTGAGGACAAGCCCCGGCCGCCGGTAACTATCCCAGCTGCTCCGCTTTCGACATGACTGTTTTCCGGCAAAAATCACGCGTCCCCCAATGTGTTGATTTAGGGTCGATCCTACGTTGAAGGTACAGCCGGGCGGGTAACCCTTACACGAAGCAGCCTGGCGTAGGCTCGGGCTATGTCAGAACTTGGGGAGTGCGCCGGGGTTATTGGAGGGTTGTTCCGGCAGCCATGGCCCTGCTCAGCACTGCGGGGGACCTACGTCATCACCACAGCCTGCAGCGGCACCACCAACGCCAGACTCGTCCTCAGCCAGTATCAGCCGGGGGCTCCGGTCGACCCGGTGCACTTTTCCGAGGCGTTCGCCTGTGCCGAACCTTCCAGCCGGGCCCTCGACCTGCGCGCGGGCAGCGTCACTGTCGATGTCATCAACCTCAGCCCCGGTGGGTCCACGTGGGGGACCGGCGCTTTTGCCAACGTCCACATCACGCCCTGGAAACCATAAATCGCTGTCGCTTAACGGGCGCGCAGCGGTGCATACGCAATAGAGCGGCAGTGCACACGCAATAGATGTTGCAGCAGCTGAAGTAAGAACTAATGCACCAGGACCCGCTCCGCGTCCTGATTTTGGCGCAGGTCGCTGGCGAGTTGACCGCGGAGCAAAGCCCCGTGCAGGGCCTCATCCGGACAGGGGAATAGCGGAGTTTTCATGTCGGTGGAAATGTATTGGGGGGGTGGGACCGGGAATATGCCCGTTTTAGGACGTCAGTGCACGCACGTGTAAAGGTTCGATGGCCCAAGCTACGCGGTGCAACATACTTGCTATCCGCTTCCTGAAGTGGTCCACTCGTCCACTCACAGGATCGGATCCCCGGAGCGCCACTACTGGCGCGTCCGGCAACGCACTGCGCGCTCTGCGGTTGGGAGCGGCGCGATGTACACCACCGCTGCCAGGGAAAGATCCATGGCTGTCCCCTATCTGTCCGGATCTCGCTAGGCTGACCCGTCTTTTCCAGGGTTTGAGAGCTGCGAGCCCAATGGAGCTTTCAGACCGTGGTGTTGGGGGTGAAGTAGTTATGCACGTCGAGGAAGGTCATCTTCGGTGGCGCCGCGAATCCCAGTTCCATGCTCAGTGGCCCCATCGTGTCCCGGGCGAAGGCGTCGAACTGCTCGCGGCTCGCCCAGACATCCGTGACTTGGAAGCCATTGTCGGTTGCGGTGGCCCAGTGGGAAATTGATCCTTCGGGACCTGGACCGCCGGGGGCCAACCCCATCTTCTTGTTAATCTCGTCATATTGTTCGAGGGTTGATCCGTCGAACTCCATGATGATTGCTACTGCCATGATCTGCTCCCGGGGTCGTTGTTGTTTCGGAGTCCCGCGAGGAAAGATTAGGCCCGCCCTGAGGGCTCGGTCGAGGGGGAACGGCCCCC
This window of the Pseudarthrobacter defluvii genome carries:
- a CDS encoding quercetin 2,3-dioxygenase — protein: MHLLSRPPNTGSNYFAVHTKGAKSPYIPLHFHSQHTENFLCTEGRMWLYANGREVLLTKGDFLHAPAGTIHSFALDAPNTQMVGFLTPSVFNGFFEYFNEPTEDYMYTEGGEPYMDMEGFGRAQAEMDLTVVGPPPQRRAALDIP
- a CDS encoding quercetin 2,3-dioxygenase, with amino-acid sequence MSLSVEEMNKQLPVANALPGEAVPYYMASGEGARYEINGQLVTVIARAADTGGIFSAAYVSGGMGSESPFVSHKIEHKTLYVFDGILHVWLPGESRILTPGDSVVIPPNTPHAYRMASHYTRFLNG
- a CDS encoding DUF3500 domain-containing protein codes for the protein MVILELDHHTGVFLSNEQPAPFHMHTLVRTPNGNDYGRELVRQSTSTTS
- a CDS encoding LysR family transcriptional regulator; this encodes MKMDPRRLLVLLAVARTGGVLAAADELRLTPSAVSQQITKLERETGHALMVRTPKGSVLTPAGLAMAEAGEEIERALSVARTRMESGANISGVVRLGGFTSFIRTVVIPRLPEWRSQYPQLQIRIVEDDFPALVRLLRQRQLDAVVVEHDSTTAGQHSLGAGMTEEPLLDEPWRLAVPTGALLSTESVDLGRLPLPWLGVDSAAANSVVLGRLRHSTGASMETAHQYQETLTALALVAAGEGIAIVPTLALAGVAHEGVDILDVPGLGTRRIVLRRFDGRRRSSTPVDTVARLLRESAAAFDARSAY
- a CDS encoding CBU_0592 family membrane protein, which codes for MELVWEMAGWAGAAMILSAFLSVSMGWLKAGRAFQTANLVGACAFILNGAFHEAWPSVATNAAWFLISAVSLLRMRGGAGRPAAREEPALQLPGVSETTGQLAVVETPRAA